In Leptodesmis sichuanensis A121, the following are encoded in one genomic region:
- a CDS encoding zinc-dependent alcohol dehydrogenase family protein: MRAMVLKAPGQPLQLTELPVPTPASAQVLIQVQTCGICRTDLHIVDGELTHPKLPLIPGHQIVGTIVGKGDQVERFQVGDRVGVPWLGHTCHHCRYCLTGRENLCDSARFTGYQIDGGYAEYTVAEESFCFPIPSGYPDLQAAPLLCAGLIGYRSLTMTGDAERLGLYGFGAAAHIIIQVARYQGRSVFAFTRAGDSQGQQFARELGAVWAGSSAELPPEPLDAAIIFAPVGALVPAALKAVAKGGVVVCAGIHMSDIPSFSYDLLWGERSLRSVANLTRRDGEEFLALAPKIPVHTQVQAFPLEEANTALNALRSGQIQGAAALVMEH; the protein is encoded by the coding sequence ATGCGTGCAATGGTGTTAAAGGCTCCCGGTCAACCGCTACAACTGACCGAATTACCTGTTCCCACTCCTGCTTCTGCTCAGGTATTGATTCAGGTGCAAACCTGTGGCATCTGTCGCACTGACTTGCATATAGTGGATGGAGAACTGACTCATCCCAAGCTGCCGCTGATTCCAGGTCATCAAATTGTCGGCACGATCGTTGGTAAGGGAGATCAGGTCGAACGATTTCAGGTCGGCGATCGTGTCGGTGTTCCCTGGCTGGGCCATACCTGTCATCACTGTCGCTATTGTTTGACAGGGCGGGAAAATTTGTGCGATTCGGCACGGTTCACGGGCTACCAGATCGATGGCGGCTATGCGGAATACACCGTTGCCGAAGAGTCCTTTTGCTTTCCCATTCCTTCCGGCTACCCTGATTTGCAAGCCGCTCCCCTCCTTTGTGCCGGATTGATTGGTTACCGCTCCCTGACCATGACGGGTGATGCCGAACGGTTAGGACTGTATGGCTTTGGGGCGGCGGCTCATATCATCATTCAAGTGGCCCGCTATCAGGGCCGCAGCGTGTTTGCCTTCACCCGTGCTGGAGATAGTCAAGGTCAGCAGTTTGCTCGTGAATTGGGAGCGGTTTGGGCGGGTAGTTCCGCTGAACTCCCACCGGAACCTCTGGATGCTGCGATTATTTTTGCTCCCGTTGGCGCTCTCGTCCCAGCAGCTCTCAAGGCCGTGGCTAAAGGAGGCGTGGTGGTCTGTGCCGGGATACACATGAGCGATATTCCGTCTTTTTCCTATGACCTGTTGTGGGGGGAGCGATCGCTCCGTTCAGTAGCGAATCTGACCCGACGAGATGGTGAAGAATTTTTAGCCCTGGCTCCCAAAATTCCGGTTCATACTCAGGTACAAGCTTTTCCTCTAGAAGAAGCGAATACCGCCCTGAATGCTCTCCGCAGTGGTCAAATTCAAGGTGCGGCGGCTTTAGTTATGGAGCACTGA
- the xseA gene encoding exodeoxyribonuclease VII large subunit: MTSYFHNLLVPDTALSVAGLTAYIQALLEQDDQLRQIWVTGEVSSATRYRSGLFFTLQDPDEKAAINCVVWNHQIDRLATLPTQGEQLIILGRIHVHPQRGQYQLIVWQVLPGGEGLRALRYRQLRHRLEAEGLFDPQRKRPLPTHPRVVAVVTSPQAAAWGDIQRTLRRRYPGLHVLFSPALVQGDQAPDAIVRAIARVIRDGRADVLILSRGGGAIEDMACFNDERVVRAIAESPIPVIAGIGHQRDESLADLAADFCAHTPTAAAEQAVPQLADLYAEHRERMLTLNDAMQYRLEVTHDRLQRLRIRLLQLQIDRKLHHETQLLGWMQQRLIQRSTQQLQEAKQHCQLLRQKLATLDPESVLKRGYAVVRQRNGTIARSTETLSLGEELQVQLGQGQVKVTVTEILAEQPQASK, translated from the coding sequence ATGACATCTTACTTTCATAACCTCCTGGTTCCAGATACAGCCCTGTCTGTAGCAGGTTTAACAGCTTACATCCAGGCATTGTTGGAACAGGATGACCAACTGCGGCAGATCTGGGTGACGGGGGAAGTGTCCAGTGCCACGCGGTATCGTAGCGGACTATTTTTTACCCTGCAGGATCCAGACGAAAAGGCCGCAATTAACTGCGTGGTCTGGAATCATCAGATCGATCGCCTCGCCACTCTGCCAACGCAGGGAGAGCAACTGATTATCCTGGGTCGGATCCATGTGCATCCTCAACGGGGACAGTACCAGTTGATTGTCTGGCAGGTGTTACCGGGAGGGGAGGGCTTACGAGCACTGCGATACCGTCAACTGCGCCATCGGTTAGAAGCTGAGGGCTTGTTTGATCCCCAACGAAAACGTCCGTTACCCACCCATCCACGGGTTGTGGCAGTGGTTACCTCCCCGCAAGCCGCTGCCTGGGGAGACATTCAACGGACGCTACGACGACGCTATCCCGGTTTGCATGTGCTCTTTTCTCCGGCACTGGTTCAGGGTGATCAGGCTCCCGATGCCATCGTCCGAGCGATCGCACGAGTCATCCGGGATGGCAGAGCAGATGTACTAATTCTATCACGCGGCGGCGGCGCGATCGAAGATATGGCTTGCTTTAATGACGAACGAGTAGTACGGGCAATTGCTGAATCTCCTATCCCCGTTATAGCGGGAATTGGCCACCAACGAGATGAGTCGCTGGCTGATCTGGCTGCCGATTTTTGTGCCCATACCCCCACCGCTGCCGCTGAACAAGCCGTTCCTCAACTCGCTGACCTGTATGCCGAACATCGCGAGCGAATGCTGACTCTCAACGATGCTATGCAATATCGCCTGGAAGTGACCCACGATCGGCTGCAACGGTTGCGAATCCGCCTCCTGCAGTTGCAGATCGATCGCAAACTGCATCACGAAACACAACTCCTGGGCTGGATGCAGCAACGATTGATTCAACGCAGTACCCAGCAACTGCAGGAGGCAAAACAACATTGTCAACTGTTGCGGCAAAAATTGGCCACGCTGGATCCTGAATCGGTGTTGAAACGGGGATACGCGGTGGTGCGGCAGCGCAATGGGACGATCGCCCGCTCTACAGAAACTTTATCTCTGGGTGAAGAACTCCAGGTGCAACTAGGCCAGGGTCAAGTGAAGGTTACAGTTACAGAAATTCTGGCGGAACAGCCTCAAGCTTCTAAATAG
- the chlP gene encoding geranylgeranyl reductase produces MALRVAVVGGGPAGSSAAEVLAKAGIETYLIERKLDNVKPCGGAIPLCMVSEFELPPEIIDRRVRKMKMISPSNIEVNIGSTLKDDEYIGMCRREILDGFLRTRAEKCGTKVINGTLHKLEIPGNDTDPYILHYADHSNGTLEGENKTLKVDLVIGADGANSRVAKAIDAGDYNYAIAFQERIRIPDDKMAYYEDLAEMYVGDDVSPDFYAWVFPKYDHVAVGTGTMKPNQARIKELQRGIRERAAAKLRGGKIIRVEAHPIPEHPRPRRVVGRVALVGDAAGTVTKSSGEGIYFAAKSGRMCAEAIVEFSNKGERIPTEQDLKVYIKRWDKQYGMTYLVLDLLQRVFYRSDATREAFVEMCSDIDVQKLTFDSYLYKTVVPANPLVQLKITAKTIGSLLRGNALAP; encoded by the coding sequence TTGGCACTACGGGTTGCTGTTGTGGGTGGAGGCCCCGCTGGTTCTTCCGCCGCCGAAGTTTTGGCAAAAGCTGGTATTGAAACCTATTTAATCGAACGTAAGTTAGACAACGTGAAACCCTGCGGTGGTGCCATTCCGCTGTGCATGGTGAGCGAGTTTGAACTGCCCCCAGAAATCATCGATCGCCGGGTTCGCAAGATGAAGATGATTTCGCCGTCCAATATTGAAGTCAATATTGGCAGCACGTTAAAGGATGACGAATATATCGGGATGTGTCGCCGGGAAATCCTGGATGGCTTCCTGCGGACTCGTGCCGAAAAGTGCGGCACTAAAGTCATCAACGGCACCCTCCATAAGCTAGAAATTCCTGGTAACGACACGGATCCTTACATCCTGCACTATGCGGATCACTCCAACGGCACTTTGGAAGGGGAAAACAAAACCCTGAAAGTGGATCTGGTGATCGGTGCGGATGGCGCTAACTCGCGTGTCGCGAAAGCGATCGATGCGGGCGATTACAACTACGCGATCGCATTCCAGGAGCGGATTCGCATTCCCGATGACAAGATGGCCTACTACGAAGACCTGGCCGAAATGTATGTGGGAGATGATGTCTCGCCTGACTTCTACGCCTGGGTCTTCCCCAAATACGATCACGTTGCGGTCGGTACGGGCACCATGAAGCCCAACCAGGCTCGGATTAAGGAACTGCAACGGGGAATCCGGGAACGTGCAGCCGCCAAATTGCGGGGCGGGAAGATTATCCGCGTGGAAGCCCATCCCATTCCTGAACACCCCAGACCTCGTCGGGTTGTAGGCCGGGTCGCTCTGGTCGGTGATGCGGCTGGAACCGTGACCAAGTCGTCTGGAGAGGGGATCTACTTTGCAGCTAAATCGGGGCGGATGTGTGCTGAGGCGATCGTTGAATTCTCCAATAAAGGAGAACGGATTCCCACGGAACAAGACCTGAAGGTTTACATCAAGCGGTGGGATAAGCAGTACGGCATGACCTACCTGGTACTGGATCTGCTGCAGCGGGTCTTCTATCGCTCCGATGCAACCCGTGAGGCCTTCGTCGAAATGTGTTCGGACATTGATGTACAAAAGCTGACTTTCGATAGCTATTTGTATAAGACGGTGGTACCCGCCAATCCCCTGGTGCAACTGAAGATCACCGCCAAAACCATCGGTAGCCTACTTCGCGGCAACGCCTTGGCTCCTTAA
- a CDS encoding DUF4079 domain-containing protein, whose amino-acid sequence MWISQAVLTQTPLLNYQRGFMYLGFEDVLRLIHPVLAVTVVFPILGITVFMAWQTRQRRLQAGTTSKSKISPLVGQEHLNLGRVLAASVIIVELLGITRPMFSKIIGDQLWSSEPTKFGLILLMYVVTIGSLICLYRAQAPLWRGIFATLTGAALVVLSFQDGIYRRDEERFLSHFYLGVTVTLLMIFSLAIIQDIYQDRRNRWRTVHVVLNCVALVLFIGQGITGTRDLLEIPLSWQEQHIQLCDYSNKKCPERK is encoded by the coding sequence GTGTGGATTTCCCAGGCTGTCCTGACTCAAACACCCTTACTGAACTATCAACGAGGCTTTATGTATCTGGGTTTTGAAGATGTTCTGCGGCTGATCCATCCTGTGCTTGCAGTAACGGTGGTATTTCCGATCCTTGGCATCACGGTGTTTATGGCCTGGCAAACTCGCCAGCGACGCTTACAAGCAGGCACAACCAGTAAGAGCAAAATTTCACCCCTAGTGGGGCAAGAACATCTCAATCTGGGCCGAGTACTGGCAGCCTCCGTGATCATTGTGGAACTGTTGGGAATCACGCGCCCCATGTTCAGCAAAATTATTGGGGATCAGTTGTGGAGCAGTGAACCAACTAAATTTGGGTTAATCCTGCTGATGTACGTTGTGACCATCGGCTCCCTGATCTGCTTATACCGGGCGCAGGCACCACTCTGGCGTGGGATTTTTGCCACCCTTACTGGAGCCGCACTGGTGGTTCTTAGTTTTCAGGACGGAATTTATCGTCGGGATGAAGAAAGGTTTCTCTCCCATTTCTACTTGGGAGTCACAGTAACGTTATTAATGATTTTTTCTCTGGCGATTATTCAAGACATTTATCAAGACCGAAGGAATCGTTGGCGCACAGTGCATGTAGTCCTGAATTGTGTTGCTCTAGTGTTGTTTATTGGTCAGGGTATTACTGGCACCCGTGATTTACTGGAAATCCCTTTAAGCTGGCAAGAACAGCACATTCAACTGTGTGATTACTCCAATAAGAAATGTCCGGAGCGGAAGTAG
- a CDS encoding type II toxin-antitoxin system Phd/YefM family antitoxin has translation METVNIHQAKSNLSRLLSRVEMGEEIIISNRGIPVAKLVPFRPTTHRRDSLGCDRDRFTVPDNFNDPLPEDILAAFEGQQS, from the coding sequence ATGGAAACCGTCAATATTCATCAAGCTAAAAGCAATCTGTCCCGGCTTCTGTCCCGTGTGGAGATGGGTGAGGAGATTATTATTTCTAATCGGGGTATTCCAGTCGCCAAGTTGGTTCCCTTCCGTCCGACTACTCATCGACGGGATAGTTTGGGCTGTGATCGAGATCGCTTCACGGTGCCGGACAACTTTAATGATCCCTTGCCAGAAGACATTCTGGCCGCATTTGAGGGACAGCAATCGTGA
- the larB gene encoding nickel pincer cofactor biosynthesis protein LarB codes for MSQPEALRHLLNAVAKGKLSPDVALDKLKYLTYEPVDDFARIDHHRTLRTGFPEVIWGPGKTPEQIARIMEVMRRNTPVVMATRIEPQVYEQLRDMVPGLHYYELARICAVQGRNETPYPYPTGVTNPGLIGVLSAGTADLPVAEEAAVTAELCGFQVKRLWDVGVAGIHRLLSHREAIAEADVLIVAAGMEGALPSVVAGLANCPVIAVPTSIGYGASFNGLAALLSMLNSCAAGVGVVNIDNGFGAAILAGQILRTARRLRE; via the coding sequence GTGTCTCAACCCGAAGCCCTTCGCCATCTCCTGAATGCTGTTGCAAAGGGAAAACTATCTCCCGATGTCGCGCTGGATAAACTGAAGTATTTGACCTATGAACCTGTAGATGACTTTGCCCGGATTGACCATCACCGCACGTTACGTACCGGGTTTCCAGAAGTGATTTGGGGACCGGGGAAAACTCCAGAGCAGATTGCCCGAATCATGGAAGTGATGCGGCGTAATACCCCTGTAGTCATGGCGACGCGCATTGAACCCCAGGTGTATGAGCAGTTGCGAGACATGGTGCCAGGATTACACTACTATGAACTGGCTCGAATTTGTGCCGTGCAGGGACGGAATGAAACTCCCTACCCCTATCCGACCGGAGTAACGAATCCCGGTTTAATTGGCGTGCTGTCAGCAGGAACTGCCGATTTACCAGTTGCAGAAGAAGCCGCCGTCACCGCCGAACTGTGCGGCTTTCAGGTAAAACGACTGTGGGATGTAGGCGTAGCAGGTATTCATCGCCTGTTGAGCCATCGGGAAGCGATCGCTGAAGCCGATGTTTTGATTGTGGCCGCTGGCATGGAAGGCGCGTTACCCAGTGTTGTCGCCGGACTTGCCAACTGTCCCGTAATTGCCGTCCCTACCAGCATCGGCTACGGAGCCAGCTTTAACGGACTGGCGGCTTTGCTGTCCATGCTCAACTCTTGCGCCGCCGGAGTAGGGGTCGTCAACATCGACAATGGTTTTGGCGCGGCCATCCTGGCTGGACAGATTTTGAGAACTGCCAGACGGCTGAGGGAGTAG
- a CDS encoding PTPA-CTERM sorting domain-containing protein, translating to MAWDGGKATGPVLYESSQEVTFQRNVFSPFNFVTGGVNLLAGQQYVVFINASNISNNGSGSVGLLSSNPYLGGDGFFLNNGPNFSQVTTTNWNSIPSRNNVSSRQDLAFKASFSSPAAIPTPALLPGMLALGMNMWRKRRATTSAETSQV from the coding sequence ATGGCTTGGGATGGTGGAAAAGCAACTGGCCCTGTTTTATATGAGAGCAGCCAAGAAGTAACTTTTCAGCGGAATGTTTTTAGTCCATTTAACTTTGTTACCGGGGGCGTTAATCTGCTGGCAGGGCAACAATATGTCGTATTCATTAACGCCTCCAATATCTCAAACAATGGCTCCGGATCGGTTGGGCTGCTCTCTAGCAATCCTTATCTAGGGGGGGACGGCTTTTTTCTTAACAATGGGCCAAACTTCTCCCAGGTGACAACTACCAACTGGAATAGTATTCCTTCACGAAATAATGTCTCTTCGCGTCAAGATCTTGCCTTTAAAGCGTCTTTCAGCTCGCCTGCCGCAATTCCTACCCCTGCCCTACTGCCCGGTATGCTGGCGCTAGGAATGAATATGTGGCGGAAGCGAAGAGCAACCACAAGCGCAGAAACCAGTCAGGTGTAA
- the recA gene encoding recombinase RecA, whose amino-acid sequence MATKTDNSSDKQKALNLVVTQIERNFGKGSIMRLGDATRMKVETIPTGALTLDLALGGGLPKGRVIEIYGPESSGKTTLALHALAEVQRNGGIAAFVDAEHALDPTYAAALGVDIDNLLVSQPDTGEAALEIVDQLVRSSAIDIIVVDSVAALVPRAEIEGEMGDAHVGLQARLMSQALRKITGNMGKSGCTVIFLNQLRQKIGVTYGNPETTTGGQALKFYASVRLDIRRIQTLKKGTEEYGNRAKVKVAKNKVAPPFRVAEFDIIFGKGISSLGCLIDLAEETGVVVRKGAWYSYNGDNIAQGRDNAIKYMEEKPDFAKKVDQEVRQKLEMGAVVSANSVGHPDEDEEDEDYEEE is encoded by the coding sequence ATGGCTACTAAAACTGATAACTCCTCCGATAAGCAAAAGGCTCTGAACCTGGTTGTGACGCAGATTGAGCGCAACTTTGGCAAAGGCAGCATTATGCGCCTGGGGGATGCCACCCGCATGAAAGTTGAAACCATTCCGACTGGCGCATTGACTCTAGATCTGGCGCTGGGCGGGGGGTTACCCAAAGGACGGGTGATTGAAATTTATGGTCCGGAAAGTTCGGGTAAAACGACTCTGGCTCTCCATGCGTTAGCAGAAGTACAGCGAAATGGTGGGATTGCCGCCTTTGTGGATGCGGAACACGCGCTGGATCCTACCTATGCTGCAGCCCTGGGGGTTGATATTGATAACCTGCTGGTGTCTCAGCCCGATACGGGAGAAGCTGCCCTGGAAATTGTGGATCAGCTGGTGCGATCGTCGGCGATCGACATCATCGTGGTGGACTCTGTAGCTGCTCTGGTGCCCCGTGCGGAAATTGAAGGCGAAATGGGGGATGCTCACGTGGGCTTACAGGCTCGTTTGATGAGTCAGGCACTGCGAAAAATTACTGGCAACATGGGCAAGTCAGGCTGTACGGTGATTTTCCTCAACCAACTGCGGCAGAAGATCGGCGTGACTTATGGTAATCCTGAAACCACGACCGGGGGTCAGGCGCTCAAGTTCTATGCCTCCGTGCGACTCGATATTCGCCGGATTCAAACCCTGAAGAAAGGCACAGAAGAATATGGCAACCGGGCCAAGGTGAAAGTCGCCAAGAATAAAGTTGCTCCCCCATTCCGGGTAGCTGAGTTCGACATTATTTTTGGCAAGGGCATCTCCAGTCTGGGCTGCCTGATTGACCTGGCAGAAGAAACAGGGGTGGTGGTTCGCAAGGGAGCCTGGTACAGCTACAACGGCGACAATATCGCTCAGGGACGGGACAATGCCATTAAATATATGGAGGAAAAACCCGATTTTGCTAAGAAGGTAGACCAGGAAGTTCGCCAAAAACTGGAAATGGGCGCGGTTGTTTCAGCGAATTCAGTGGGTCATCCTGACGAGGATGAGGAGGATGAAGATTACGAAGAAGAGTAA
- the xseB gene encoding exodeoxyribonuclease VII small subunit, with the protein MNDLHDSVDNRGNPPNSTDGSLTSPTAGVQREDWNYEQTVQRIEATISRIESGELELAEVFDEFAAAVESLQECETFLAERQRQMDLLIETLKDEPEF; encoded by the coding sequence GTGAACGATCTGCATGACTCTGTGGACAACAGAGGCAACCCACCCAACTCAACAGACGGTTCCCTGACTTCTCCCACTGCTGGTGTACAGCGGGAGGACTGGAACTATGAGCAAACGGTGCAAAGGATAGAAGCCACCATCTCCCGGATTGAATCTGGAGAACTGGAACTGGCTGAAGTATTTGATGAGTTTGCCGCCGCAGTCGAGAGCCTGCAAGAATGCGAAACCTTCCTGGCCGAGCGACAACGACAAATGGATCTGCTAATTGAAACTCTGAAGGACGAGCCAGAGTTTTGA
- a CDS encoding type II toxin-antitoxin system VapC family toxin, which yields MKLLLDTQCWLWWFAQPDCLNEEAISHIADETNELWLSVASIWEMGIKVSIGKLPLPDPIDSYVPRRMAQLGTRPLEIKASHAIQIASLPLHHRDPFDRILISQAQLEKLTLVTADAIFHQYDVAILWAANS from the coding sequence GTGAAACTGTTATTGGATACCCAATGTTGGTTATGGTGGTTTGCTCAACCGGATTGCTTGAATGAGGAGGCAATTTCTCACATAGCCGACGAAACCAATGAGCTATGGCTTTCAGTCGCCAGCATTTGGGAAATGGGAATCAAAGTTTCAATTGGGAAGTTGCCGCTACCCGATCCCATCGATAGCTACGTTCCCAGGCGAATGGCTCAATTAGGGACAAGACCTTTGGAGATTAAAGCATCCCACGCGATACAAATAGCCTCATTGCCTCTGCATCATCGCGATCCCTTCGATCGCATATTGATCTCCCAGGCCCAGTTGGAAAAATTAACCCTGGTCACAGCCGATGCAATTTTTCACCAGTATGATGTTGCTATTCTGTGGGCTGCCAACAGTTAA
- a CDS encoding DUF6391 domain-containing protein produces the protein MTYSASSQPNQGFWETEILDMLFPRSPAPSFSSQDGELVRQFGFVPGLKEILMVRQVHALEHATVWVLSNLTRSPRNSPMSWFGATTSTPADDELLGGMSTERGFYLYGEVDPEDLSRAVQTALRRLTSGEWELAVHPRCGTNLSVGMVLTTSLTLGAAFLLPRGPIEQILGIGAAALTAAYLTPELGLWAQRYITTAIPFNLAIANISSMRDPQDRPAHFVEVRWVE, from the coding sequence ATGACGTACTCGGCTTCCAGTCAACCAAATCAAGGGTTTTGGGAAACAGAAATTTTAGATATGCTGTTTCCACGATCGCCTGCGCCGAGTTTTTCCAGCCAGGATGGGGAACTGGTTCGCCAGTTTGGCTTTGTGCCGGGATTAAAGGAAATCCTCATGGTGCGTCAGGTTCATGCCCTGGAACACGCAACAGTCTGGGTATTGAGTAATTTGACACGATCGCCTCGCAATTCTCCCATGTCCTGGTTCGGGGCAACCACCTCTACCCCTGCCGATGATGAATTGCTGGGCGGGATGTCTACAGAACGGGGATTTTACCTGTATGGAGAGGTTGATCCAGAGGATTTGAGTCGAGCCGTACAAACCGCGTTACGACGGCTGACCTCCGGTGAATGGGAATTGGCTGTCCATCCTCGCTGTGGCACGAACCTTTCAGTTGGTATGGTCTTGACTACCTCTCTGACCCTGGGAGCCGCTTTCTTACTGCCCCGTGGCCCGATCGAGCAAATCCTGGGGATAGGAGCCGCTGCCCTGACTGCTGCCTATCTCACTCCAGAATTGGGCCTGTGGGCACAGCGTTACATTACCACCGCGATTCCCTTTAACCTCGCGATCGCCAACATCAGTTCGATGCGCGATCCACAAGACCGTCCGGCTCATTTTGTCGAAGTCCGGTGGGTCGAATAA